Proteins encoded by one window of Lates calcarifer isolate ASB-BC8 linkage group LG7_1, TLL_Latcal_v3, whole genome shotgun sequence:
- the LOC108895664 gene encoding ALK and LTK ligand 2, producing the protein MNGLRKHFTMGLVLLMCTLTGHCGESAPSSSAAPSAAATGRNAQQQQHEQEQQQDLWRMVDIVKHVEESRARHSAKTEAPLTSRVRTSPAEPKDLRNLKADRGDQAVVVFPRDLRKKEKFLKHITGPLYFSPKCRKQVYRVYHHTRDCTIPAYFKRCARLLTRLAGSLQCTEG; encoded by the exons ATGAACGGACTGCGTAAGCACTTCACTATGGGACTGGTGCTACTGATGTGCACGCTTACCGGCCACTGCGGCGAGAGCGCGCCGTCGTCGTCGGCGGCTCCGTCGGCGGCCGCGACCGGCAGGAacgcgcagcagcagcagcatgagcaggagcagcagcaggacttGTGGAGGATGGTGGACATCGTTAAACATGTGGAGGAGAGCCGGGCTCGACACAGCGCGAAAACGGAAGCCCCGTTAACGTCGCGGGTGAGGACGTCTCCGGCGGAGCCAAAGGATTTACGCAACTTGAAAGCAGACAGGGGAGATCAGGCTGTCG TTGTTTTCCCCAGAGATCTCAGAAAGAAGGAGAAGTTCCTGAAACATATAACAG GTCCACTCTACTTCAGCCCTAAGTGCAGGAAGCAAGTGTACAGGGTGTACCACCACACCAGAGACTGCACGATACCTGCAT aCTTCAAAAGATGTGCGCGGCTTCTCACGCGGCTAGCCGGCAGCCTGCAGTGCACAGAGGGGTAG